The following coding sequences lie in one Megalodesulfovibrio gigas DSM 1382 = ATCC 19364 genomic window:
- a CDS encoding FmdE family protein, whose amino-acid sequence MSCSIPQELIEQCIAFHGHSCPGLSIGIRAAEYAQARLNQDGDAVLVCVTETDMCGVDAIQFLTDCTVGKGNMIHRDYGKMAFSFFDRRTGAGVRLLLRPEARQDIDAALAPRQRAIRAGQATAEDEAAAAALRAQLQDRLMTLPLEELFAVQSLEDGLPRPAAILASLVCAACGEQTMESRTRRFGGQTLCIPCFNAREQKI is encoded by the coding sequence ATGTCGTGTTCCATTCCTCAGGAACTCATTGAGCAATGCATCGCGTTTCACGGGCACAGCTGCCCGGGGCTGAGCATCGGCATCCGCGCCGCGGAATATGCCCAGGCGCGCCTGAATCAGGACGGGGACGCAGTGTTGGTCTGCGTGACGGAAACAGACATGTGCGGGGTGGATGCCATCCAGTTCCTCACCGACTGCACCGTGGGCAAGGGGAACATGATCCATCGCGATTACGGCAAGATGGCGTTTTCGTTCTTCGACCGCCGCACCGGCGCAGGCGTGCGGCTGCTGTTGCGGCCCGAGGCCCGGCAGGATATCGACGCAGCCCTGGCCCCGCGCCAGCGGGCCATCCGCGCCGGCCAGGCCACGGCCGAGGACGAGGCCGCGGCGGCCGCCCTGCGCGCACAGCTCCAGGATCGTCTCATGACCCTGCCGCTGGAAGAACTGTTCGCGGTCCAGTCTTTGGAAGACGGGCTGCCGCGGCCGGCCGCCATCCTGGCGAGCTTGGTCTGCGCCGCCTGCGGGGAACAGACCATGGAATCGCGCACCCGGCGCTTTGGCGGGCAGACGCTGTGCATCCCCTGCTTCAACGCGCGGGAGCAGAAGATATAG
- a CDS encoding FecCD family ABC transporter permease — MREDAQTGAAAAYRRHLGRKLFFLLALLLAVLALLAVSVAVGAASVPVSQVVRSLLGLEVPRQVEVIVWNIRLPQALACLIAGCGLALAGAAMQSILRNPLGSPFTLGISHAAAFGAALAVMFLGGGVMTSKGAVTVTNPWLTTAAAFACSLAAAGVIVGISRLRGASPEVMVLTGVALGALFTAGTMLLQYFADDVQLAAMVFWTFGDAARASWRDCAVMAGVTGAACLFFLAHSWQYNAIDAGDETARGLGVRVERVRMVGMLAASLATAVIISLLGVIGFVGLVAPHMVRRCIGADHRFLLPAAALAGGLLLLASDTAARLLFAPHVLPVSVLTAFLGAPAFLLLILGRRMR; from the coding sequence ATGAGGGAAGACGCACAGACCGGAGCGGCCGCGGCGTATCGCCGGCATCTCGGCAGGAAGCTGTTTTTTTTGCTGGCGCTGTTGCTGGCGGTGCTGGCGTTGCTGGCCGTGTCCGTGGCGGTGGGGGCGGCGTCTGTGCCGGTGTCGCAGGTGGTGCGCAGCCTGCTGGGGCTGGAAGTGCCGCGGCAGGTGGAGGTCATCGTCTGGAACATCCGTCTGCCCCAGGCCCTGGCGTGTCTGATTGCCGGCTGCGGGCTGGCCCTGGCTGGCGCGGCCATGCAGTCCATCCTGCGCAATCCCCTGGGCTCGCCCTTCACCCTGGGCATCTCCCACGCGGCGGCCTTTGGGGCGGCGTTGGCCGTGATGTTCCTGGGCGGCGGGGTGATGACCTCCAAGGGCGCGGTGACCGTCACCAATCCCTGGCTGACCACCGCCGCGGCCTTTGCCTGCAGTCTGGCTGCGGCCGGCGTCATCGTGGGTATTTCGCGGTTACGGGGGGCCTCGCCGGAGGTGATGGTCCTTACCGGGGTGGCCCTGGGGGCGCTGTTCACCGCCGGCACCATGCTGCTGCAGTATTTTGCGGACGATGTGCAACTGGCGGCCATGGTCTTCTGGACCTTTGGCGACGCCGCCCGCGCCTCCTGGCGGGATTGCGCCGTGATGGCCGGCGTGACCGGCGCGGCCTGTCTCTTTTTCCTGGCCCACAGCTGGCAGTACAACGCCATCGATGCCGGTGACGAGACGGCCCGGGGCCTGGGTGTCCGCGTGGAGCGCGTGCGCATGGTCGGGATGCTGGCGGCCTCCCTGGCCACGGCAGTGATCATCTCGTTGTTGGGAGTCATCGGCTTTGTGGGGCTGGTGGCGCCGCACATGGTGCGGCGTTGCATCGGGGCGGATCACCGGTTCCTGCTGCCGGCGGCGGCCCTGGCCGGGGGGCTGCTGCTCCTGGCCTCGGACACCGCCGCCCGGCTGCTCTTCGCGCCGCATGTGCTGCCCGTGTCCGTGCTCACGGCGTTTCTGGGCGCGCCGGCCTTTTTGCTGCTCATCCTCGGGAGGCGAATGCGATGA
- a CDS encoding heavy metal translocating P-type ATPase, producing MSRLFSMVHTVPGRVRIRCVHGGERLRTAQTLVEGLAGVTYARSNPACRSLVVVFDASQLTTAAILAALLAMDPAQCREPQTLGHCACPARRIEEPSLRPHAVRFGVLTAAGLWMLGRKVLLSAAAPGLVSPVGAAVLFGVLPLLKSMAKDVRRGKVSLESFLGGAILAAAGAGEVSTALEVLWINTGSDLLTAHMARRSRRSIKAMLKETAHHTFVLRDGVEVETPTADLQPGDVLALHAGERIPADGVVISGEALVDSSSMTGRSELEACGVGASVYAGSVVRRGVIHVEARCVGEETYLARIFDKVEAGLSHRSDIEHMADTLARRTINIGFLVTVGTLVFTQSLWRAFTVLLVMACPCATSLAASSAINAAIAGGARERIIFKGGRPLERFAGVDTVCLDKTGTLTGALPHLAAIHTMNGLGEAEVLQLALSAEAHNHHPLAEAIKDHGAALGLTPQGHERCEYFLGQGVHAVVDGRDVLVGNYKLLQRFEVPFPQGDLRVSAMQADGLTVLFLASQGEVRGLFGVANPVRADAGAVVEYFRGSGVDVHLVTGDEALTAQALARDLRIPNVLVSALPEDKARLMVDLRGQGKRPAMVGDGVNDALAMVEAEVGVALGSHGNEAALEAADIALLGEDLEGVMKAHQLSRRTIRIIHENFWIATGSNILGGLAGALGVLGPVAAGLLHIGHTSAVLLNSARLMQKKVY from the coding sequence ATGAGCCGATTGTTCTCCATGGTGCACACCGTGCCCGGCCGGGTGCGGATCAGATGCGTGCATGGCGGCGAGCGCCTGCGGACCGCGCAGACGCTGGTGGAAGGGCTGGCCGGGGTGACGTATGCGCGCAGCAACCCCGCCTGCCGAAGTCTGGTGGTGGTGTTCGACGCCAGCCAGCTGACCACCGCCGCCATTCTTGCCGCACTGCTCGCCATGGACCCGGCGCAATGCCGGGAGCCACAGACTCTGGGACACTGCGCCTGCCCCGCACGACGCATCGAGGAGCCGTCGCTCCGGCCCCATGCGGTGCGCTTCGGGGTGCTGACCGCCGCCGGCTTGTGGATGCTGGGTCGCAAGGTGTTGCTCTCGGCGGCGGCGCCGGGGCTGGTGTCTCCAGTGGGGGCGGCAGTGCTCTTCGGGGTACTGCCGCTCCTTAAAAGCATGGCGAAGGATGTCCGGCGGGGCAAGGTCAGCCTGGAATCCTTTCTGGGCGGGGCCATTCTGGCGGCAGCCGGGGCAGGGGAGGTCTCCACGGCGCTGGAAGTGTTGTGGATCAACACCGGCTCGGACCTGCTCACGGCCCACATGGCCCGGCGCTCCCGGCGCAGCATCAAGGCCATGCTCAAGGAAACCGCCCACCACACCTTCGTGTTGCGTGACGGGGTGGAAGTGGAGACGCCCACAGCAGACCTGCAGCCCGGTGACGTGCTGGCCCTGCACGCCGGGGAACGCATTCCGGCGGATGGCGTGGTGATTTCCGGCGAGGCGCTGGTGGACAGCTCCTCCATGACCGGTCGTTCCGAGCTGGAGGCCTGCGGCGTGGGCGCGTCGGTGTACGCCGGCAGCGTGGTGCGGCGCGGGGTGATTCACGTGGAAGCCCGCTGCGTGGGGGAAGAGACGTATCTGGCGCGCATTTTCGACAAGGTGGAGGCCGGCCTTTCCCACCGCTCGGACATCGAACATATGGCCGACACCCTGGCCCGGCGGACCATCAACATTGGTTTTCTGGTCACCGTGGGCACGCTGGTCTTCACGCAGAGCCTGTGGCGGGCGTTCACCGTGCTGCTGGTGATGGCCTGCCCGTGCGCCACGTCCCTGGCGGCGTCCTCGGCCATCAATGCCGCCATTGCCGGCGGGGCGCGGGAGCGGATCATCTTCAAGGGCGGCCGTCCCCTGGAACGCTTTGCCGGGGTGGACACCGTGTGTCTGGACAAGACCGGCACCCTCACCGGCGCCCTGCCGCATCTGGCCGCCATCCACACCATGAACGGCCTGGGTGAAGCCGAGGTGCTGCAGTTGGCGCTTTCCGCCGAGGCGCACAATCATCATCCCCTGGCCGAGGCCATCAAGGATCACGGCGCGGCCCTGGGGCTGACCCCGCAGGGGCACGAACGCTGCGAATACTTTCTGGGGCAGGGCGTGCATGCCGTGGTGGACGGCCGGGACGTGCTGGTGGGCAACTACAAACTGCTGCAGCGCTTCGAGGTCCCCTTCCCGCAGGGCGATTTGCGAGTGAGCGCCATGCAGGCGGACGGCCTGACCGTGCTGTTCCTGGCCAGCCAGGGCGAGGTGCGGGGGCTGTTCGGCGTGGCCAACCCCGTGCGCGCGGATGCCGGCGCAGTGGTGGAGTACTTCCGGGGCAGCGGTGTGGACGTGCATCTGGTCACCGGGGACGAGGCCCTGACTGCCCAGGCCCTGGCGCGGGATCTGCGCATCCCCAACGTGCTGGTTTCGGCCCTGCCCGAGGACAAGGCCCGGCTGATGGTGGATTTGCGCGGCCAGGGCAAACGGCCGGCCATGGTGGGCGACGGCGTGAACGACGCCCTGGCCATGGTGGAGGCGGAAGTGGGCGTGGCCCTGGGATCCCACGGCAACGAGGCGGCCCTGGAAGCGGCGGATATCGCGCTGCTGGGCGAGGATCTGGAAGGCGTGATGAAGGCGCACCAGCTTTCGCGCCGCACCATCCGCATCATCCATGAAAATTTCTGGATCGCCACGGGCAGCAACATCCTGGGCGGCCTGGCCGGGGCGCTCGGCGTGCTGGGACCGGTGGCCGCAGGCCTGTTGCACATCGGGCACACGTCTGCCGTGTTGCTCAACTCCGCACGGTTGATGCAGAAAAAAGTTTATTGA
- a CDS encoding ABC transporter ATP-binding protein has product MIVQADAVSFSYAKRPVLQEVSFHADPGELVAILGPNGAGKTTLLKCINAMHRPDAGAVLVEDGNVLRMSAAEVARRVGYVAQRSDAARLTVFDAVLLGRLPHLRWKAGPRDVQLVEEVLTRLRLGGMALRHIDTLSGGELQQVCVARALVQEPRLLLLDEPTSSLDLKNQLEIMRLVRGVVDEHQVAAVLTMHDLNAALRFADKAVFLKGGRVLAVLGVRDITADVVEAVYGVPVIIQQVGGVPMVAPCL; this is encoded by the coding sequence ATGATCGTACAGGCGGATGCCGTCTCGTTTTCCTATGCAAAACGTCCCGTGCTGCAGGAGGTCTCCTTCCATGCAGATCCGGGGGAACTGGTGGCCATCCTTGGCCCCAACGGCGCGGGCAAGACCACGTTGCTCAAGTGCATCAACGCCATGCACAGGCCCGATGCCGGGGCCGTGCTGGTGGAGGATGGCAACGTGCTGCGCATGTCGGCCGCAGAGGTGGCCCGCCGCGTGGGCTATGTGGCCCAGCGCTCGGATGCGGCGCGGCTGACGGTGTTCGACGCCGTGCTTCTGGGCCGGCTGCCGCATCTGCGCTGGAAGGCCGGACCGCGGGACGTGCAGTTGGTGGAGGAGGTGCTGACCCGCCTGCGTCTGGGCGGCATGGCCCTGCGGCACATCGACACCCTGAGCGGCGGGGAGCTGCAGCAGGTCTGCGTGGCCCGGGCCCTGGTGCAGGAGCCGCGGCTGCTGCTGCTGGACGAGCCCACCAGCTCCCTGGACCTCAAGAATCAGTTGGAAATCATGCGCCTGGTGCGCGGCGTGGTGGACGAACACCAGGTGGCGGCCGTGCTGACCATGCACGATCTCAACGCCGCCCTGCGTTTTGCGGACAAGGCCGTATTCCTCAAAGGCGGCCGGGTGCTGGCCGTGCTCGGCGTCCGGGACATCACCGCGGACGTGGTGGAGGCCGTGTACGGCGTGCCTGTGATCATTCAACAAGTGGGCGGGGTGCCAATGGTGGCGCCCTGCCTGTGA
- a CDS encoding HD-GYP domain-containing protein, which produces MLYDKSWYLLDVGDTASPPCKCTCSSIHQFAEALGCAIDAKDHHTRCHSEQVAALAYALALDHGVSREAASAIHIAGHLHDLGKIAVPDHILLKEGPLSPEEWEVMKRHPEVGAHIVAPVKALNDEQGIAAMILHHHERFDGHGYPCGLAGDEIPCGARVLAVADCVSAMMQDRPYRRGVSLLEAAQEVHRQSGRQFDPDIALSFHNIVSVFKRQMPRRDDADFFRHLAHRHSCRDERNGHAEEAA; this is translated from the coding sequence ATGCTATATGATAAGTCCTGGTACTTGCTGGATGTGGGAGACACGGCCTCCCCGCCCTGCAAATGCACCTGCTCCTCCATCCACCAGTTTGCCGAGGCGCTGGGCTGCGCCATTGACGCCAAGGATCATCACACCCGGTGTCATTCGGAGCAGGTGGCCGCGCTGGCCTACGCCCTGGCGCTGGATCACGGCGTGTCCCGCGAGGCCGCCAGCGCCATCCACATTGCCGGGCACCTGCACGATTTGGGAAAAATTGCCGTGCCCGACCATATTTTGCTGAAAGAAGGGCCACTCTCCCCGGAGGAATGGGAGGTGATGAAGCGTCATCCCGAAGTGGGGGCGCACATCGTGGCGCCGGTCAAGGCCTTGAACGACGAGCAGGGGATTGCGGCCATGATTCTGCATCATCACGAACGCTTCGACGGCCACGGGTATCCTTGCGGGCTGGCCGGGGACGAGATTCCCTGCGGCGCGCGCGTGCTGGCCGTGGCGGATTGCGTCTCGGCCATGATGCAGGACCGGCCGTACCGCCGCGGCGTCTCGCTGCTGGAGGCTGCCCAGGAGGTGCACCGGCAGTCCGGCAGGCAGTTCGACCCAGACATTGCCTTGAGTTTTCACAACATCGTCAGCGTGTTCAAGCGGCAGATGCCGCGCCGGGACGATGCGGATTTCTTTCGTCATCTTGCTCACCGGCACTCCTGCCGCGATGAGCGGAATGGACATGCCGAGGAGGCAGCATGA
- a CDS encoding FeoA family protein, whose product MFGKRFGRRRHGHEHAAGQPCDCADAAAPGLTLRHAPHGCCCRVRRHRACGAVRQRLLDLGFLPGAEVEVVRVATLGDPIEVRIGGYFVALRKEEADRIDVELPLPAMG is encoded by the coding sequence ATGTTTGGGAAGCGATTTGGAAGACGGCGGCACGGACACGAGCACGCCGCAGGACAGCCCTGCGACTGCGCCGATGCCGCCGCGCCCGGCCTCACCCTGCGCCACGCGCCCCACGGCTGCTGCTGCCGGGTGCGCCGGCATCGCGCCTGCGGCGCTGTGCGGCAACGGCTGCTGGACCTGGGCTTTTTGCCCGGTGCGGAAGTGGAGGTGGTGCGGGTGGCCACGCTGGGGGATCCCATCGAGGTCCGCATCGGCGGGTATTTTGTGGCGCTTCGCAAAGAGGAAGCCGACCGCATCGACGTGGAACTGCCCCTGCCGGCCATGGGCTGA
- a CDS encoding iron ABC transporter substrate-binding protein, protein MVAAVLLPAGVAEAGGRRITDALGRTVDVPETVRHVIASGSGCLRLLTYLQAQDRIVGVDDIEVRRREFDARPYALANPQFKDMPVFGEFRGFDRPEQILTLDPLPQVIFKVHNAGLGTDPEELQAKTGIPVVVLEYGNLGGKRPQFYAALRLMAEVLADPAVQARAEAVATFFETRIADLQSRVRDIPETARPSVFVGGLASRGPHGFQSTEPGYPPFAFVNARNLAGGGAESGKAQGVVEMAKEQIVTWNPDVLFLDLATLQLGESAGGLHELKADPAYQTLTAVQQGRVYGVLPYNWYSQNFGSILANAYFIGALLYPDRFAGVDPVQEAEGIYTFLVGKPVFGEMNALFGKLAFTRIPLH, encoded by the coding sequence TTGGTCGCGGCAGTCCTGCTGCCGGCCGGCGTTGCCGAAGCCGGCGGCCGCCGCATCACCGATGCCCTGGGCCGGACCGTGGACGTCCCCGAGACGGTCCGCCACGTCATTGCCTCGGGGTCCGGCTGCCTGCGGCTGTTGACGTATCTGCAGGCCCAGGATCGCATCGTGGGTGTGGATGACATCGAGGTCCGCCGCCGGGAGTTCGATGCCCGGCCTTACGCCCTGGCCAATCCGCAGTTCAAGGACATGCCTGTGTTCGGGGAGTTCCGGGGCTTTGACCGGCCGGAACAGATCCTGACCCTTGATCCCCTGCCGCAGGTGATCTTCAAGGTCCACAACGCCGGCCTGGGCACGGATCCTGAGGAATTGCAGGCCAAGACGGGCATTCCCGTGGTGGTGCTGGAATACGGCAACCTTGGCGGGAAGCGTCCGCAGTTCTATGCCGCCCTGCGGCTCATGGCCGAGGTGCTGGCCGACCCGGCCGTGCAGGCCCGGGCCGAGGCCGTGGCGACATTCTTCGAGACTCGCATTGCCGACCTGCAGTCCCGCGTCAGGGACATTCCCGAGACGGCGCGGCCGTCGGTGTTCGTGGGGGGCCTCGCCTCCCGGGGGCCGCACGGGTTCCAGTCCACGGAGCCGGGCTACCCGCCCTTCGCCTTTGTCAACGCCCGCAATCTGGCCGGCGGCGGTGCGGAGTCGGGCAAGGCACAGGGCGTGGTGGAGATGGCCAAGGAGCAGATCGTGACCTGGAATCCCGACGTGCTGTTCCTGGATCTGGCCACCCTGCAGCTGGGCGAGTCTGCCGGCGGGCTGCACGAACTCAAGGCCGATCCCGCCTATCAGACCCTGACCGCCGTGCAGCAGGGCAGGGTGTACGGCGTGCTGCCGTACAACTGGTACAGCCAGAATTTCGGCTCCATCCTGGCGAACGCCTACTTCATCGGCGCGCTGTTGTATCCGGACCGCTTTGCCGGCGTGGACCCGGTGCAGGAAGCGGAGGGCATCTATACATTTCTGGTGGGCAAGCCGGTGTTCGGGGAGATGAATGCCCTGTTCGGCAAGCTGGCGTTCACCAGGATCCCGCTGCACTAA
- a CDS encoding DUF4198 domain-containing protein has translation MLRRMMLALVMALAIPATAQAHFQMMYTPEIALSEGGEMVLKIVFTHPFDAGHTMDMGPVQEFYVLQQRGSEGEPKKVDLKQYLKEIKWKGHSNAAVAYEAVLPKTVVRSMGDYVFVLVPSPYLEKEEDAYIQQITKLVVNVGGVPGNWAAPAGLPVEIVPFDKPYANWAGGVFRGQVLSGGKPVENAELEVEYLNHEPDMKANAFKEKAAVKAPNDCMTTMGANANAQGEFTIGLAKAGWWGVCALGAGPEKEYQGKELSQDAVIWVKAFEMK, from the coding sequence ATGTTGCGTCGAATGATGCTGGCTCTCGTGATGGCCCTTGCCATTCCTGCCACGGCTCAGGCCCATTTCCAGATGATGTACACCCCTGAAATCGCCCTGAGCGAGGGCGGCGAGATGGTGCTGAAGATCGTTTTCACGCACCCCTTCGATGCCGGCCACACCATGGACATGGGTCCGGTGCAGGAATTCTACGTGCTGCAGCAGCGCGGTTCCGAAGGCGAGCCCAAGAAGGTGGACCTGAAGCAGTACCTCAAGGAAATCAAGTGGAAGGGCCACAGCAACGCCGCGGTGGCGTATGAAGCCGTGCTGCCCAAGACGGTGGTTCGCTCCATGGGCGACTACGTGTTCGTGCTCGTGCCGTCCCCGTACCTGGAGAAGGAAGAAGACGCCTACATCCAGCAGATCACCAAGCTGGTGGTCAACGTGGGCGGCGTGCCCGGCAACTGGGCGGCTCCCGCGGGGTTGCCGGTGGAAATCGTCCCCTTTGACAAGCCGTATGCCAACTGGGCTGGCGGCGTGTTTCGCGGCCAGGTGCTTTCCGGCGGCAAGCCCGTGGAAAACGCCGAGCTGGAAGTGGAATATCTGAACCACGAGCCGGACATGAAGGCCAATGCCTTCAAGGAAAAGGCTGCCGTGAAGGCCCCCAACGACTGCATGACGACCATGGGCGCCAACGCCAATGCCCAGGGCGAGTTCACCATCGGGCTGGCCAAGGCCGGTTGGTGGGGCGTGTGCGCCCTTGGGGCTGGTCCTGAGAAGGAATACCAGGGCAAGGAATTGTCCCAGGACGCCGTGATCTGGGTCAAAGCGTTTGAAATGAAATAA
- a CDS encoding heavy metal translocating P-type ATPase yields the protein MSIATPSSQQRRLQVAHEIPGRIRWQGPMFLDPELDTEYLQARLQAVPGVRRCRINRKAQSVVLEHDGDDARIKALELLERLPAEAFRSGFAAPAAPSFYPVAVRGAALALNLVLPRHLRAMVAWVLGAPVIFEGAYTLLTDGVRVKVLDGVVVAASLLRGDYLTSSLVVTVLSLVEYLEGRLENSSTDLLATLMRPQAEFAWVLRDGAEVQLPVGAIEKGDRVVCGPGELIPVDGEVVEGEASVNTSSISGEAAPAHYKPGTMALSGAVVEEGKLVIAAEEVGDGTRLARINRFLQQSLRAKSATQENRAQLADRLVPITFGLGVLMWLVTRDIRRAASVLTVDFSCTIKLATPVAVRSSMYAAGHAGVIFKGAQALEDFAAVDTLVFDKTGTLTSGELAVTGIVASPQCGLDENGLLALAAAAEAHYGHPVARAVVAEAHRRDVEIPATPQVEFIVAHGVSALVEGRRVLVGSRHFIVEDEHVDASLLEHKAESLRAKGNTVLYVALDGQLAGVVGLADAIRPEARETLRQLRSMGIERMVVLTGDHLQTANNLLRELPELDAAHAELKPEEKAAMVQELVDAGRIIAYVGDGLNDTPAMMLAKVGVCMPKGADLARETAQVLLLHEDIHSLAAARAIALRLDRSVQQSFWGAVGVNGAILALAAAGRGAPALWATLHNGFTLGVLGWAAARNLRAPKLPALSAAN from the coding sequence ATGTCCATCGCCACGCCCTCCAGCCAGCAGCGCCGCCTGCAGGTGGCCCACGAAATCCCCGGCCGGATCCGTTGGCAAGGGCCGATGTTCCTCGATCCCGAGCTGGATACGGAATACCTGCAGGCCCGCCTGCAGGCCGTGCCCGGGGTGCGGCGCTGTCGCATCAATCGCAAGGCCCAAAGCGTGGTGCTGGAACATGACGGGGACGATGCCCGCATCAAGGCCCTGGAGCTTCTGGAACGCCTCCCTGCGGAGGCGTTCCGCTCCGGGTTTGCGGCTCCGGCCGCACCATCCTTCTACCCTGTGGCCGTGCGCGGCGCGGCCCTGGCCCTGAATCTTGTGCTGCCGCGCCATCTGCGGGCCATGGTCGCCTGGGTGCTGGGCGCGCCGGTGATCTTCGAGGGCGCATACACCCTGCTTACGGACGGCGTGCGCGTGAAGGTGCTGGACGGCGTCGTGGTGGCCGCCTCGCTCCTGCGCGGGGACTACCTGACCAGTTCCCTCGTGGTCACCGTGCTTTCCCTGGTGGAATATCTGGAAGGCCGGCTCGAGAATTCCTCCACCGACCTGCTGGCAACCCTCATGCGGCCGCAGGCGGAATTCGCCTGGGTGCTGCGCGACGGCGCAGAAGTGCAACTCCCCGTGGGAGCCATCGAAAAGGGCGACCGCGTGGTCTGCGGTCCCGGAGAACTCATCCCCGTGGATGGGGAAGTGGTGGAGGGCGAGGCGTCGGTGAACACCAGCTCCATCAGCGGCGAGGCTGCCCCGGCGCACTACAAGCCCGGCACCATGGCCCTTTCCGGGGCGGTGGTGGAGGAGGGCAAGCTGGTCATCGCTGCGGAAGAAGTGGGCGACGGCACCCGCCTGGCCCGCATCAACCGGTTTTTGCAACAGTCCTTGCGGGCCAAGTCCGCCACGCAGGAGAACCGGGCCCAACTGGCCGACAGGCTGGTGCCCATCACCTTTGGCCTCGGCGTGCTCATGTGGCTGGTGACGCGGGACATCCGCCGCGCCGCCTCGGTGCTCACCGTGGACTTTTCCTGCACCATCAAGCTGGCCACCCCCGTGGCCGTGCGCAGCAGCATGTATGCGGCCGGGCATGCCGGGGTGATCTTCAAGGGCGCGCAGGCGCTGGAAGACTTCGCCGCCGTGGACACGCTGGTCTTCGACAAGACCGGCACCCTCACCAGCGGCGAACTGGCCGTGACCGGCATTGTGGCCTCCCCGCAATGCGGGCTGGACGAGAACGGCCTGCTGGCCCTGGCTGCGGCGGCAGAGGCGCATTACGGGCATCCCGTGGCCCGGGCCGTGGTGGCCGAGGCCCATCGCCGCGACGTGGAGATTCCCGCCACGCCGCAGGTGGAATTTATCGTGGCCCATGGCGTCTCTGCACTGGTGGAAGGCCGGCGCGTGCTGGTGGGCAGCCGGCACTTCATCGTGGAAGACGAGCACGTGGATGCCTCCCTGCTGGAACACAAGGCGGAATCCCTGCGGGCCAAGGGCAACACCGTGCTGTACGTGGCCCTGGATGGCCAGTTGGCCGGCGTGGTGGGCCTGGCCGACGCCATCCGCCCCGAAGCGCGGGAGACCCTGCGTCAGCTGCGCAGCATGGGCATTGAGCGCATGGTGGTGCTCACCGGGGACCATCTGCAGACCGCCAACAACCTGCTGCGCGAGCTGCCCGAGCTGGACGCGGCCCATGCCGAGCTCAAGCCCGAGGAAAAGGCCGCCATGGTTCAGGAGCTGGTGGACGCCGGCCGGATCATCGCCTACGTGGGCGACGGCCTCAATGATACCCCGGCCATGATGCTGGCCAAGGTGGGCGTGTGCATGCCCAAGGGCGCGGATCTGGCGCGGGAAACGGCCCAGGTGCTGCTGCTGCACGAGGACATCCACAGCCTGGCCGCGGCGCGGGCCATTGCCCTGCGGCTGGATCGGTCGGTGCAGCAATCCTTCTGGGGCGCGGTGGGCGTCAATGGCGCCATCCTGGCCCTGGCTGCAGCCGGCCGCGGTGCGCCTGCCCTGTGGGCCACGCTGCACAACGGCTTCACCCTCGGCGTGCTCGGCTGGGCCGCAGCGCGCAACCTTCGTGCTCCCAAACTGCCGGCCCTGAGCGCGGCAAACTAG
- a CDS encoding YtxH domain-containing protein, protein MSQYPQYYPYAPQQQYAQQQYAQPQYAQQQYAPQYAPHYAQAQYQAPAVDASTSNLCTSPDGLKSWFNVTDKHYLGGLAVGAAVALVLTNPTVQQALVKGAVKLWTSVQGSIEEIKEKVEDVKAEMSQRNG, encoded by the coding sequence ATGAGTCAGTATCCGCAGTATTATCCGTATGCGCCGCAACAGCAGTACGCGCAACAGCAGTACGCGCAGCCGCAGTATGCGCAGCAGCAGTACGCGCCGCAATATGCCCCGCACTACGCCCAGGCCCAGTATCAGGCGCCTGCCGTCGATGCGTCCACGTCCAACCTGTGCACCTCGCCGGACGGGCTGAAGAGCTGGTTCAACGTCACGGACAAGCACTACCTGGGCGGTCTGGCCGTGGGTGCTGCCGTGGCCCTGGTGTTGACCAATCCCACGGTGCAGCAGGCCCTGGTGAAAGGTGCGGTGAAGCTCTGGACCTCCGTGCAGGGCTCCATCGAAGAGATCAAGGAAAAAGTGGAAGACGTCAAAGCCGAGATGAGCCAGCGCAATGGGTAA
- a CDS encoding magnetosome protein MamC yields the protein MTKQNYAMSSSVATVAPVSRVALGAGVFGAVLGASAGLAEGIAGYRAGTMDKQQAAMHTIKEASGSGLAAAAGAAVATTVGMGGVVGLLGMFAVGTAVKYVWNNAMSGACKAAVAAAPAEPAIAAADSKGGKVVKQ from the coding sequence ATGACCAAGCAGAATTACGCCATGTCTTCTTCCGTGGCCACCGTGGCCCCGGTTTCCCGCGTGGCGCTGGGCGCGGGTGTGTTCGGGGCCGTGCTGGGCGCGTCCGCCGGTCTGGCCGAAGGCATCGCCGGCTACCGCGCCGGCACCATGGACAAGCAGCAGGCGGCTATGCACACCATCAAGGAAGCCAGCGGCTCCGGTCTGGCCGCTGCTGCCGGCGCAGCCGTGGCCACCACCGTGGGCATGGGCGGCGTGGTGGGATTGCTGGGGATGTTCGCCGTGGGCACGGCCGTGAAGTACGTCTGGAATAATGCCATGTCCGGGGCCTGCAAGGCTGCGGTGGCCGCGGCTCCGGCGGAACCGGCCATCGCCGCTGCCGATTCCAAGGGCGGCAAGGTCGTCAAACAGTAG